The following coding sequences are from one SAR116 cluster alpha proteobacterium HIMB100 window:
- a CDS encoding D-3-phosphoglycerate dehydrogenase (PFAM: D-isomer specific 2-hydroxyacid dehydrogenase, NAD binding domain; ACT domain; D-isomer specific 2-hydroxyacid dehydrogenase, catalytic domain~TIGRFAM: D-3-phosphoglycerate dehydrogenase), producing the protein MTKVLISDKLAPAAADIFREAGIEVDVKPGLSPEELAEIISDYDGLAIRSATKVTAELLDKAPQLKVVGRAGIGVDNVDIAAATASGVVVMNTPFGNAVTTAEHAISMLLALARQIPQAHLSTAASKWEKSRFMGTEISGKKLGVIGCGNIGAIVADRAQGLKMKVMGYDPFLTEERAKTLGIEKVELDELLEKADFITLHTPLTDATRNIISADALNKTKKGVRIVNCARGGLVDENALLAALQSGHVAGAALDVFETEPAKDNPLFEADNFIATPHLGASTVEAQEKVALQVAEQMADYLNTGAVTNAINMASVTAEEAPVLKPYMTLGALLGRFLGQLDTENLTAVKLEFDGKAAGLNEQPILASTLAGLLGPKMDSVNMVNAVALAHANEIAVATVRHDRRCDYESLLRLTVTYKGGERTVCGTLVGGNMARLVEVQGISVESAFPENMLYVRNYDKPGFIGALGSMMGELGVNIATFHLGRKQAGGEAIALVEIDEAVSPDTLQTIRNMPQVVRADYLRFSA; encoded by the coding sequence ATGACTAAAGTATTAATCAGCGACAAGCTGGCCCCGGCCGCAGCGGATATCTTCCGTGAGGCAGGTATTGAAGTTGACGTAAAGCCCGGGTTAAGCCCTGAAGAGCTGGCTGAGATTATCAGCGATTATGATGGGCTGGCGATCCGATCTGCAACAAAAGTTACAGCCGAATTACTGGATAAGGCACCTCAGTTAAAAGTTGTCGGCCGGGCCGGTATTGGGGTGGATAATGTGGATATTGCCGCTGCCACGGCGTCTGGCGTGGTGGTCATGAACACGCCGTTCGGGAACGCTGTCACTACTGCAGAACATGCCATTTCGATGCTGCTGGCGCTGGCCCGCCAAATACCGCAAGCGCATCTGTCAACGGCTGCCAGCAAATGGGAAAAATCTAGATTTATGGGCACCGAGATTTCCGGCAAGAAATTAGGCGTGATCGGTTGCGGGAATATCGGCGCGATTGTGGCAGATCGGGCCCAGGGTCTTAAGATGAAGGTGATGGGCTATGATCCCTTCTTGACCGAAGAGCGGGCCAAGACTCTGGGGATAGAAAAGGTTGAGCTGGACGAGCTTTTGGAAAAAGCGGATTTCATCACGCTTCATACCCCCCTGACAGACGCTACCCGGAATATCATTTCTGCAGACGCGCTGAACAAAACCAAGAAAGGGGTGCGGATTGTCAATTGCGCACGTGGCGGACTTGTTGATGAAAACGCATTGCTGGCGGCTTTGCAGTCGGGACATGTTGCCGGGGCGGCTCTGGATGTGTTTGAAACAGAACCTGCAAAAGATAATCCGCTTTTTGAAGCAGATAACTTCATTGCTACCCCTCATCTCGGGGCCAGTACGGTTGAGGCTCAGGAAAAGGTCGCCCTTCAGGTTGCCGAACAAATGGCTGATTATTTGAATACAGGGGCTGTGACCAACGCCATAAATATGGCGTCTGTGACCGCAGAAGAAGCACCGGTCTTGAAGCCATATATGACTTTAGGCGCGCTGTTGGGCAGGTTCTTGGGCCAGTTGGATACTGAAAATTTAACTGCGGTGAAGCTGGAATTCGACGGCAAGGCAGCTGGTCTGAATGAACAGCCAATCCTGGCATCAACATTAGCGGGATTGCTGGGTCCGAAGATGGATTCTGTGAATATGGTCAATGCTGTCGCTCTGGCTCATGCGAATGAAATTGCGGTGGCGACTGTGCGGCATGACCGGCGTTGTGATTATGAAAGCCTGCTTCGCCTCACGGTTACCTATAAAGGTGGCGAGCGTACAGTCTGCGGGACATTGGTCGGCGGCAATATGGCGCGTTTGGTTGAAGTTCAGGGGATTTCTGTAGAATCAGCCTTCCCAGAAAATATGTTATATGTGCGTAATTATGACAAACCTGGCTTTATCGGTGCTCTTGGCAGTATGATGGGCGAATTGGGCGTGAACATCGCTACGTTCCATCTGGGGCGTAAGCAAGCTGGTGGCGAGGCCATTGCCCTTGTCGAGATAGATGAGGCTGTTTCCCCAGATACATTGCAGACCATCAGGAATATGCCGCAAGTGGTCAGGGCTGATTATCTGCGCTTTTCCGCCTGA
- a CDS encoding phosphoglucosamine mutase (PFAM: Phosphoglucomutase/phosphomannomutase, alpha/beta/alpha domain II; Phosphoglucomutase/phosphomannomutase, alpha/beta/alpha domain III; Phosphoglucomutase/phosphomannomutase, C-terminal domain; Phosphoglucomutase/phosphomannomutase, alpha/beta/alpha domain I~TIGRFAM: phosphoglucosamine mutase) — protein sequence MAGIFGTDGVRARINTGPMRAESVVRLALAAGRWFADKTADDGRMTNPMVVIGKDTRLSGYMLESALVAGFTSIGINCRLLGPVPTAAVSYLTHSLRADFGVMISASHNPHHDNGIKLFGPDGHKLDDGIEAEISNLMQGSIALAVAEGLGRARRIVNSAQRYMEFAKATFDTTQSLSGMRIVVDCAHGAAYRTAPDTLVELGADIVPLGVAPDGMNINLNCGATAPAAMAKAVAEAGADIGICLDGDADRLILADETGRICDGDQIIAALALEAKAQGTLTGPVVGTVMSNLGLETILAENGIGFERAAVGDRYIHERMVKTNSSLGGEPSGHILLPELTRTGDGLIAALQLLSVMCRTGKAASEILSCFTPVPQKLVNLKDMDKAVLGDERIKMAVAKAEAYLGTQGRVLLRPSGTEPLIRVMVEATDEARLDTAMDQLVTALKHAAG from the coding sequence ATGGCAGGAATTTTCGGCACAGACGGGGTGCGCGCACGCATTAATACCGGCCCGATGCGGGCGGAATCCGTGGTCCGGCTGGCGCTGGCGGCGGGGCGCTGGTTTGCCGATAAAACCGCTGATGACGGGCGGATGACCAACCCGATGGTGGTGATCGGCAAGGATACGCGCCTGTCCGGCTATATGCTGGAATCCGCGCTGGTGGCGGGCTTTACCTCTATCGGGATTAACTGCCGCCTGTTGGGGCCTGTGCCGACCGCGGCCGTATCGTACCTGACCCATTCTTTGCGGGCGGATTTCGGGGTGATGATTTCTGCCTCTCATAACCCGCATCATGATAATGGGATTAAATTATTCGGGCCGGACGGCCATAAGCTGGATGACGGGATTGAAGCTGAAATTTCAAACCTGATGCAGGGGTCAATCGCGCTGGCCGTAGCAGAGGGGCTGGGCCGGGCACGCCGGATTGTGAATTCGGCCCAACGCTATATGGAATTTGCCAAAGCCACTTTTGACACCACCCAGTCCTTGTCGGGGATGCGGATTGTGGTGGATTGTGCACATGGCGCGGCTTACCGGACCGCCCCGGACACGCTGGTTGAGCTGGGCGCGGATATTGTGCCTCTGGGGGTGGCCCCTGACGGGATGAACATCAATCTGAACTGCGGGGCAACCGCCCCTGCGGCAATGGCGAAGGCTGTTGCAGAGGCCGGGGCGGATATCGGTATCTGCCTTGACGGGGATGCTGACCGCCTGATCCTGGCAGATGAAACAGGCCGCATTTGTGATGGGGATCAGATTATCGCCGCGCTGGCGCTGGAGGCCAAGGCACAAGGCACATTGACCGGCCCTGTGGTGGGTACGGTGATGAGCAATTTAGGCCTGGAAACAATATTGGCCGAAAACGGTATCGGGTTTGAACGGGCGGCGGTTGGTGACCGCTATATTCACGAACGGATGGTGAAAACAAACAGCAGCCTGGGCGGAGAGCCGTCAGGCCATATTCTGCTGCCAGAGCTGACACGTACCGGTGACGGGCTGATCGCCGCTTTGCAGCTGTTGTCTGTGATGTGCCGGACAGGCAAGGCCGCGTCTGAGATTCTGTCCTGTTTTACGCCTGTGCCGCAAAAGCTGGTGAATCTGAAAGATATGGATAAAGCCGTTCTGGGAGATGAACGGATAAAGATGGCGGTTGCCAAGGCAGAAGCTTATCTGGGCACGCAAGGGCGTGTGTTGTTGCGCCCGTCTGGCACAGAACCCCTGATCCGCGTGATGGTTGAGGCGACAGATGAAGCCCGTCTTGATACCGCCATGGATCAGCTGGTCACCGCGCTGAAGCACGCAGCCGGATAG
- a CDS encoding dihydropteroate synthase (PFAM: Pterin binding enzyme~TIGRFAM: dihydropteroate synthase), with the protein MTTDKHKAGLVYLSPASFAAGWTEGQQLWLRPVGIAPLSALAAACAEQDYLPLAGGHNGFTHVDMVTRSDEGYHAARLAIDGVRQIAGEAAEAQLEALSRSRPAFAGLSMDRPHIMGIVNVTPDSFSDGGQFLAASAARTHGRAMAAAGATMLDIGGESTRPRAEPVTRDEELARITPVISGLSADGHLLSADTRHAEVMGPALAAGAKIINDVSGFTGPGAAEVMGRAYAEDDDIWAIAMHMQGTPATMQDNPTYGFAPVEVYEVLSGHIARLVAAGLPRDRIAVDPGFGFGKTPAHNAELIRWTALFHGLGVPVLIGVSRKSSIPKLAALGGMDNSGTGDYGTSSDDRLAGSLALTLEATAQGAQLIRTHDVAETVQAVAVQRGIG; encoded by the coding sequence GTGACAACAGATAAACATAAGGCGGGGCTGGTCTATCTCAGCCCCGCTTCTTTTGCCGCTGGCTGGACTGAGGGCCAGCAGCTCTGGCTGCGGCCTGTGGGCATCGCGCCGCTATCTGCGCTGGCGGCGGCTTGCGCAGAGCAGGATTATCTGCCGCTTGCCGGCGGGCACAACGGTTTTACCCATGTCGATATGGTGACCCGCAGTGATGAAGGCTATCACGCCGCACGGCTGGCAATTGACGGCGTGCGCCAGATTGCAGGAGAGGCGGCAGAGGCACAGCTTGAGGCCCTGTCCCGCTCGCGCCCTGCCTTTGCCGGCTTATCCATGGACCGGCCCCATATTATGGGGATTGTGAATGTCACGCCGGACAGTTTTTCCGATGGCGGGCAATTTTTAGCCGCAAGCGCCGCACGCACCCATGGCCGCGCCATGGCGGCGGCAGGCGCAACAATGCTGGATATTGGCGGCGAGTCAACACGCCCCCGGGCTGAGCCGGTCACCCGTGATGAGGAACTGGCCCGCATCACTCCGGTGATTTCCGGCCTGTCCGCAGACGGGCATCTGCTATCTGCTGATACCCGCCATGCAGAGGTGATGGGCCCGGCATTGGCCGCAGGGGCAAAAATTATCAATGATGTATCTGGCTTTACAGGGCCCGGCGCAGCAGAGGTAATGGGGAGGGCCTATGCTGAAGATGATGATATCTGGGCGATTGCCATGCATATGCAGGGCACGCCCGCAACCATGCAGGATAACCCCACATACGGCTTTGCCCCGGTGGAGGTTTATGAGGTGTTATCCGGCCATATAGCCCGGCTGGTGGCGGCCGGCCTGCCGCGGGACCGGATTGCGGTAGACCCGGGCTTCGGGTTCGGTAAAACACCGGCGCATAATGCAGAGCTGATCAGATGGACCGCGCTGTTTCACGGGCTGGGCGTGCCGGTTCTGATCGGCGTATCACGCAAATCCTCTATCCCGAAGCTGGCTGCGCTGGGCGGCATGGATAACAGCGGGACAGGCGATTATGGTACATCTTCTGATGACAGGCTGGCGGGCAGCCTGGCCCTGACCCTGGAAGCGACAGCCCAAGGCGCACAGCTGATCCGCACCCATGATGTGGCGGAAACCGTTCAGGCGGTGGCGGTACAGAGAGGGATAGGGTAG
- a CDS encoding DNA methylase (PFAM: DNA methylase) codes for MLDPFCGCGTAVDAAQALGRRWAGMDVSVLAINAIRARLEDVHGTNVMTDVEVTGIPTSLEAARMLFQRDPFEFERWAVDLVGAEPNKKQVGDSGSDGELTFPSTDKKRAQRGVVSGKGGANVNPAMVRDLRGTVEAMNAAMGVLVLMKSSTRGMVTEAAKAGLWTDDFTDRNWPKLQIITVAELLDGRQPDMPNPRNPYTKATHTHSDSRQEELL; via the coding sequence GTGCTTGATCCGTTCTGCGGCTGCGGGACGGCGGTTGATGCGGCACAAGCCCTTGGCCGCCGCTGGGCAGGCATGGATGTCTCTGTTCTGGCTATAAATGCGATCCGTGCCCGTCTGGAAGATGTGCATGGGACAAATGTGATGACGGATGTTGAGGTGACCGGCATTCCGACCAGTCTGGAAGCCGCGCGTATGCTGTTTCAAAGAGACCCGTTTGAATTTGAACGCTGGGCGGTTGACCTTGTGGGGGCAGAACCAAACAAGAAACAGGTCGGTGACAGCGGCTCAGATGGCGAACTGACCTTCCCGTCTACAGATAAAAAACGCGCCCAGCGCGGTGTTGTCTCGGGGAAAGGCGGGGCGAATGTAAATCCAGCTATGGTCCGCGACTTACGCGGGACAGTGGAAGCGATGAATGCCGCAATGGGCGTTCTGGTTCTGATGAAGTCCTCGACACGTGGCATGGTAACAGAAGCCGCCAAAGCAGGGCTGTGGACAGACGATTTCACTGACCGAAACTGGCCAAAATTACAAATTATCACAGTTGCTGAACTGTTAGACGGCAGACAGCCCGATATGCCCAACCCGCGCAACCCCTACACCAAAGCCACCCACACCCACAGTGATTCACGACAGGAGGAATTGTTGTGA
- a CDS encoding phosphoserine aminotransferase (TIGRFAM: phosphoserine aminotransferase, Methanosarcina type; phosphoserine aminotransferase, putative) — MTPKNRPLSPHFSSGPTKKFTGWTPAHLSEAALGRSHRAKAPKAKITSAIDRMSALLGLPDDYRLGIVPASDTGAVEMAMWSVLGARGTDVLAWESFGKTWVADATKQLKLDDCRIIEADWGDLPDLGQVDFSRDVLFTFNGTTSGVRVPDTNWISDDREGLTIADATSACFAMEMDWTKLDITTFSWQKSLGGEAAHGVIILSPRAVRRLESYTPPWPLPKIFQLTKGGQLIEGIFRGDTINTPSLLCVEDLHAALDWAEAQGGLHGLIKRSEANLKVVQDFVAASDWCGFLCSDTAHLSSTSICLKLVHPDVIMMDAEAQSAFAKQMVTLLAEQEVAFDIGAYRTAPAGLRLWGGPTVDADDMAALTPWLDWAFENARKN; from the coding sequence ATGACGCCGAAAAACCGGCCGTTGTCTCCGCATTTTTCATCCGGGCCAACGAAGAAATTCACCGGGTGGACCCCTGCCCATCTCAGCGAAGCCGCCCTTGGCCGCTCGCATCGGGCCAAAGCCCCAAAAGCCAAAATAACATCTGCTATTGACCGCATGTCTGCTCTGCTGGGTCTGCCCGACGATTACCGTCTGGGTATTGTGCCGGCGTCTGATACAGGTGCGGTTGAAATGGCCATGTGGTCTGTGCTGGGCGCACGGGGCACAGATGTTCTGGCGTGGGAATCTTTTGGCAAGACATGGGTAGCGGATGCCACCAAACAGCTCAAGCTCGATGATTGCCGCATTATAGAGGCAGATTGGGGCGATTTGCCCGATTTGGGACAAGTTGATTTTTCCCGTGATGTTTTATTCACCTTTAACGGCACCACATCGGGGGTGCGTGTCCCTGATACAAACTGGATTTCGGATGACAGAGAGGGGCTGACCATCGCGGATGCCACCTCTGCCTGCTTTGCGATGGAGATGGACTGGACCAAGCTGGATATCACCACCTTCAGCTGGCAGAAATCATTGGGCGGGGAAGCGGCTCATGGTGTGATTATCCTGTCGCCGCGTGCGGTCCGTCGGCTGGAGAGCTATACACCGCCCTGGCCGCTGCCAAAGATTTTTCAGCTGACCAAAGGCGGCCAACTGATCGAGGGGATTTTCCGAGGTGATACCATCAATACGCCGTCTCTGCTCTGTGTGGAAGATTTGCATGCTGCCCTGGACTGGGCCGAAGCCCAAGGCGGCCTGCACGGTCTGATCAAACGCTCTGAAGCCAATCTGAAGGTTGTTCAGGATTTCGTGGCGGCCTCTGACTGGTGCGGTTTTCTGTGCAGTGATACCGCTCATCTGTCCTCCACATCTATTTGCTTAAAGCTGGTCCATCCAGACGTGATAATGATGGATGCTGAGGCACAGTCTGCTTTTGCCAAACAAATGGTCACCTTGCTGGCGGAACAAGAGGTGGCGTTTGATATTGGTGCTTATCGCACCGCACCTGCGGGTTTGCGCCTGTGGGGCGGGCCGACGGTTGATGCAGATGATATGGCTGCGCTGACGCCCTGGCTGGACTGGGCCTTCGAAAATGCACGCAAAAATTAA
- a CDS encoding adenine specific DNA methylase Mod (PFAM: DNA methylase), translating into MMLGKCGMLVYVLFMTERLIELQRVLKPTGSLYLHCDPTASHYLKLAMDAVFGSAMFRNEVVWRRAISHNDARRIGRISDRIFFYTKSDKFIWNGDAVRTP; encoded by the coding sequence ATGATGCTGGGCAAATGCGGCATGCTGGTCTATGTCCTGTTTATGACAGAACGGCTGATTGAACTGCAGCGCGTCCTGAAGCCCACAGGCAGTTTGTATCTTCATTGTGACCCGACCGCCAGTCACTATCTGAAGCTTGCAATGGATGCGGTGTTCGGCTCAGCCATGTTCAGAAATGAGGTGGTGTGGAGACGGGCGATATCTCACAATGACGCTAGACGGATCGGGCGTATCTCAGACAGAATATTCTTCTACACCAAGTCAGACAAATTCATCTGGAACGGGGACGCGGTCAGAACACCATGA
- a CDS encoding ATP phosphoribosyltransferase involved in histidine biosynthesis: MSSSDSFDRSSSDVTVMPLSPDSSGSAAQGLLPSGLSDLLAPQAEQDAKAVDTVLSCFAAFGYQRIKPPLVEFEQTLLADGPGAALADQTFRLLDPISRRMMALRSDMTAQIARISGTRLARYPRPLRLAYGGEVMRVVPDVLNPERQLVQAGAEIIGRDDQHAATEIIMLGVRALGQAGISDLTIDLGLPRLAEDILGDELVAMDAELKQQMFAAISDRDLTRLTQLPVNAASVLAEVMEASGADSSRLSAIASRLPEAASGQLAELIAVADNLNSLIPAAAITLDPLDLQGYGYHTSISFSIFGAGLKGAIARGGAYVTGYDEKAMGLSVYMERVLRALPAPQQSPVIYIPAEVGLASGLALVERGRHVLYGTQGADAEAEAKALGCSFILRDAGGMPEPLDK, from the coding sequence ATGTCATCTTCTGACAGTTTTGATCGTTCATCTTCTGATGTCACTGTTATGCCGCTATCACCAGATTCATCTGGTTCCGCTGCACAGGGGTTGCTGCCTTCAGGATTGAGCGACCTTCTGGCCCCGCAAGCAGAACAGGATGCCAAGGCTGTGGATACAGTATTGTCCTGTTTTGCGGCTTTCGGCTATCAGCGGATTAAGCCGCCTTTGGTGGAGTTTGAGCAAACCTTACTGGCAGATGGGCCGGGGGCAGCATTGGCTGACCAGACCTTCCGCTTGCTGGATCCAATTTCACGCCGGATGATGGCACTGCGTTCTGATATGACGGCCCAGATTGCACGGATTTCCGGCACGCGGCTTGCCCGCTATCCGCGCCCCTTGCGTCTTGCTTATGGCGGCGAGGTGATGCGGGTGGTCCCGGATGTTCTGAACCCTGAACGTCAGTTGGTTCAGGCCGGGGCAGAGATTATTGGCCGTGATGATCAGCATGCCGCAACAGAGATTATTATGCTGGGGGTCAGGGCTCTTGGTCAGGCCGGTATTTCTGATCTGACCATTGATCTGGGCTTGCCGCGCCTGGCTGAAGACATTCTTGGTGATGAATTAGTGGCAATGGATGCCGAACTGAAACAGCAGATGTTCGCTGCTATATCGGATCGAGATTTGACGCGGTTGACCCAGTTGCCGGTAAATGCAGCTTCTGTTCTGGCCGAGGTGATGGAAGCGTCCGGTGCAGACAGCAGCAGGCTGTCAGCGATTGCCTCTCGCCTGCCTGAAGCAGCATCTGGTCAGTTAGCTGAGCTAATTGCTGTGGCGGATAATTTGAACAGCTTGATCCCTGCTGCCGCGATCACGCTTGATCCGCTGGATTTGCAGGGCTATGGCTATCACACGTCGATCAGCTTTTCGATTTTCGGGGCTGGCCTGAAAGGCGCGATTGCCAGAGGCGGGGCCTATGTGACCGGTTATGACGAAAAAGCAATGGGTTTGTCTGTCTATATGGAACGGGTATTGCGCGCGCTGCCTGCCCCGCAGCAAAGCCCGGTGATTTATATCCCAGCAGAGGTTGGCCTGGCTTCTGGTCTGGCTCTGGTTGAGCGGGGCCGCCATGTTTTGTATGGCACGCAAGGGGCAGATGCAGAGGCTGAGGCAAAGGCCCTTGGCTGCAGCTTTATTCTGCGGGATGCGGGCGGCATGCCAGAGCCGCTTGATAAGTAA
- a CDS encoding ATP-dependent metalloprotease FtsH (PFAM: FtsH Extracellular; Peptidase family M41; ATPase family associated with various cellular activities (AAA)~TIGRFAM: ATP-dependent metalloprotease FtsH) has protein sequence MNNLGRNIAIWLIIGAALMALFNMFQTSDTSQSSSKIAYTDFIAQAKSGGITDVLIEGNNLKGRTRENTTVTSYRPDGADVVATLEGTDVRIDARPDESNMPGFLSVLISWFPMLLFIGVWIFFMRQMQGGGRGGAMGFGKSRAKMLTEHHGRVTFEDVAGIDEAKTELEEVVEFLKDPGKFQRLGGKIPKGVLLVGPPGTGKTLLARAIAGEANVPFFTISGSDFVEMFVGVGASRVRDMFEQGKKNAPCIIFIDEIDAVGRHRGAGLGGGNDEREQTLNQMLVEMDGFEANEGVILIAATNRPDVLDPALLRPGRFDRQVVVPNPDVTGREKILKVHMRKTPLANDVEARIIARGTPGFSGADLANLVNEAALLAARKGRRTVSMAEFEEAKDKVMMGSERRSMVMTDDEKKLTAYHEAGHAVVALHSPASDPIHKATIIPRGRALGMVMRLPEGDRVSMAVDKLLADLRVACGGRIAEELIFGPEKVTTGASSDIRMATDVARRMVTEWGMSDKLGFLAYSGDEQEVFLGRSVTQQKNVSEKTADVIDSEVRRIVDTAYGDATKILKDKHHELERLAQGLLEYETLNGDEIKIIVEGGTLSRTDETDDDTPAPRAKKPRSGLPTGGRSRTRPDPDTPGSEPV, from the coding sequence GTGAATAATCTTGGACGGAATATAGCGATTTGGCTCATCATCGGGGCGGCATTAATGGCCCTGTTCAACATGTTTCAGACTTCTGACACATCGCAGAGCTCATCCAAAATAGCCTATACTGACTTCATTGCGCAGGCCAAGAGCGGCGGCATTACAGATGTGCTGATTGAAGGAAATAATCTGAAGGGCCGCACGCGGGAAAACACCACCGTGACCAGCTACCGTCCTGACGGGGCAGATGTGGTTGCCACTTTAGAAGGTACAGATGTGCGTATTGACGCACGGCCTGATGAATCCAATATGCCTGGCTTTTTGTCAGTCCTGATTTCCTGGTTCCCGATGCTGTTGTTCATTGGGGTATGGATTTTCTTCATGCGCCAGATGCAGGGCGGTGGCCGTGGTGGGGCAATGGGCTTTGGCAAAAGCCGAGCCAAGATGCTGACCGAACATCATGGCCGCGTGACCTTTGAGGATGTTGCAGGTATTGATGAAGCCAAAACAGAATTGGAAGAAGTGGTCGAATTTTTGAAAGACCCGGGCAAGTTCCAGCGTCTGGGCGGCAAAATTCCGAAAGGCGTTTTGCTGGTCGGCCCGCCAGGTACAGGTAAAACCCTGCTGGCCCGGGCGATTGCCGGGGAAGCCAATGTGCCGTTCTTCACGATTTCCGGTTCTGACTTCGTGGAAATGTTTGTTGGTGTCGGTGCCAGCCGTGTGCGCGATATGTTTGAGCAGGGCAAGAAAAATGCCCCTTGTATCATCTTTATTGACGAGATTGACGCGGTTGGCCGTCATCGCGGCGCCGGCCTTGGCGGCGGTAATGATGAGCGCGAGCAGACTTTGAACCAAATGCTGGTTGAAATGGACGGTTTTGAGGCCAATGAAGGGGTGATCCTGATTGCGGCTACCAACCGGCCGGATGTTCTGGACCCGGCTTTGCTGCGGCCAGGCCGGTTTGACCGCCAGGTTGTGGTCCCGAACCCGGATGTAACAGGCCGCGAAAAAATCTTAAAAGTGCATATGCGCAAAACCCCGCTGGCCAATGACGTGGAAGCCCGCATCATTGCCAGAGGCACACCGGGCTTTTCCGGGGCTGACCTGGCCAATCTTGTGAATGAGGCGGCGTTGCTGGCCGCACGTAAAGGGCGGCGCACCGTGTCGATGGCTGAATTTGAAGAAGCCAAGGATAAGGTGATGATGGGATCAGAACGCCGGTCTATGGTGATGACAGATGATGAGAAAAAGCTGACGGCCTATCATGAGGCAGGGCATGCTGTTGTCGCGCTGCATTCACCAGCATCTGATCCGATTCACAAAGCTACTATCATCCCGCGCGGCCGCGCTTTGGGGATGGTGATGCGTCTGCCTGAAGGGGATCGCGTTTCCATGGCGGTGGATAAGCTGCTGGCTGATTTGCGTGTCGCTTGTGGCGGGCGGATTGCTGAAGAGCTGATCTTCGGGCCTGAAAAAGTGACCACAGGCGCGTCTTCTGATATCCGGATGGCAACTGATGTGGCCCGCCGGATGGTGACCGAATGGGGCATGTCAGACAAGCTGGGCTTTCTGGCCTATAGCGGGGATGAACAGGAAGTCTTTCTGGGCCGGTCTGTGACCCAGCAGAAAAACGTGTCTGAAAAAACAGCTGATGTGATCGATAGTGAAGTCCGCCGGATTGTGGATACCGCCTATGGCGATGCGACCAAGATTTTGAAAGACAAGCATCATGAACTGGAACGTCTCGCACAAGGGCTGTTGGAATATGAAACGCTGAACGGGGATGAAATTAAAATCATTGTTGAGGGCGGTACGCTGTCCAGAACTGATGAGACAGATGACGACACACCGGCCCCACGGGCGAAAAAGCCGCGCTCCGGTCTACCAACAGGGGGGCGGTCACGCACCCGACCTGACCCGGACACACCAGGCTCTGAGCCTGTCTGA